One stretch of Drosophila willistoni isolate 14030-0811.24 unplaced genomic scaffold, UCI_dwil_1.1 Seg265, whole genome shotgun sequence DNA includes these proteins:
- the LOC124461204 gene encoding uncharacterized protein LOC124461204: MTESRSSELLQLVHSDVCGPFGKKSLGGSRYFLTFIDDKSRRIFVYFLKGKDEVFGKFLEFKSLVERQKGKKLKCIRSDNGREYVNKAFDDYLKKNGILRQLTIAYTPQQNGVAERANRTLVEMSRFALSKGHQESKFRPKGKEYRMVGYSSEAKGYRLYDGETRKVVEQRDVLFDERDPLEQTNCTTVMFDLPGRYRQNEIADANPEINESESDISEGQSAESDADEELFHSAPEEKVAQDESEIRVGPGSIGAGEVPIPSTYEDAISGPYRSQWQEAMDKEFGALGDIERFKARLVAKGCSQQFGVNYTDTYAPVCRLESVRFVLAVASELDLYLHQMDVCTAYLNSDLEGTVYMRQPMGYTDKNRPKAVLHLKKAIYDLRLLLLTHQVACDNEQCKRVDIGSYQTQIGELMWLALTTRPDILHSVAKLAQRSQDPHSEHEAGVKHILRYLASTMNKKLPYKRTGQPFSGYVDADWGGDKTDRKSYTGYIFFLAGGPISWKSEKQRSVA; encoded by the exons ATGACAGAAAGTCGGTCCAGTGAACTTTTACAATTGGTTCATAGTGATGTCTGCGGACCCTTTGGAAAAAAATCACTAGGTGGTTCCCGTTATTTCCTAACATTTATTGATGACAAATCTAGGCGAATTTTTGTGTACTTCCTCAAGGGCAAAGATGAGGTCTTTGGCAAGTTTTTGGAGTTCAAGAGTCTAGTGGAAAGGCAGAAAGGGAAGAAGCTAAAATGTATCCGCAGTGACAATGGACGAGAATATGTGAACAAAGCATTCGATGACTACCTGAAGAAAAACGGGATATTACGCCAGCTGACCATAGCGTACACTCCACAACAGAACGGCGTTGCGGAACGAGCTAATCGCACTCTGGTGGAAATGTCTAGGT TTGCGCTATCCAAGGGTCATCAGGAAAGTAAATTCCGACCAAAAGGAAAGGAATATCGCATGGTGGGATATTCAAGTGAAGCAAAAGGCTACCGATTATATGATGGAGAAACTCGCAAAGTGGTTGAACAAAGAGATGTTCTCTTTGATGAAAGAGATCCCTTAGAACAAACTAATTGTACGACGGTTATGTTTGATTTGCCTGGACGCTATAGGCAAAATGAGATAGCAGATGCAAATCCAGAAATAAATGAAAGCGAGAGCGACATATCAGAGGGACAGTCTGCTGAATCTGATGCTGACGAGGAATTGTTTCATAGTGCACCTGAAGAAAAGGTTGCACAAGATGAGAGCGAAATACGGGTAGGACCTGGTTCGATTGGGGCTGGTGAGGTGCCAATTCCATCGACCTACGAGGATGCCATAAGTGGACCATATAGATCGCAGTGGCAAGAGGCAATGGACAAAGAGTTTGGAGCTCTG GGAGACATAGAACGTTTTAAGGCGCGATTGGTTGCGAAAGGATGCTCGCAGCAGTTCGGTGTAAACTACACCGATACATATGCACCTGTATGTCGATTAGAAAGCGTAAGGTTTGTTTTGGCGGTGGCATCAGAGTTGGATCTTTATTTACATCAAATGGACGTATGCACAGCATACCTCAATAGCGATCTGGAGGGCACGGTGTATATGAGGCAACCCATGGGGTACACAGACAAAAATCGTCCAAAGGCCGTATTACATTTGAAGAAGGCAATCTACG ACCTGCGGCTACTCCTCTTGACGCATCAAGTGGCATGCGACAATGAGCAGTGCAAGAGGGTTGACATAGGGTCGTAccagactcaaattggcgaaCTGATGTGGCTGGCTCTAACCACCAGACCGGATATATTGCATTCAGTTGCAAAGTTGGCTCAGCGAAGTCAAGATCCGCATTCAGAGCATGAAGCAGGTGTGAAGCACATCCTGCGGTATTTGGCCTCAACGATGAATAAGAAGCTACCCTATAAAAGGACCGGCCAACCTTTTTCTGGATATGTAGATGCCGATTGGGGTGGTGACAAAACTGACCGGAAGTCCTATACCggatatattttctttttggccgGAGGTCCAATATCTTGGAAATCTGAGAAACAGCGCAGTGTGGCGTAA